TCAAACGGGAAGGACTACCACAGGGCCTGTCACAAATGTAAACGATGCGGGAAAACCCTTGCAGCTGGGAATGGTAGCGAGGTTCGTAATGCAACTGtgtaaatgacaaaataaactTAAAAGTTTACCTTAAAGTCTGCATATGATATTGCTGCGTCGCTGTTGACGTGGATCTATGCTCATCAAGTTAATCACTGGCTTGTCCTGTCCGGATTGTTTGCATATTGCCATAATATAGCCTTGCGTAGTGTTCGACAAACAACGTGTACACGTGGGTATCGCGTGTCCTAATCATTAAGCCCCCATTAGAATTATTAAAGGGCAATTGAAGGTGCGTGTTGGTATATTAACCCACGAACGATGCAGTCTGTATTAACGAGGCTACACtgtttaaagcagacagatgcTATACCAAAGACCAAAGGACATATGCATGTGCATTGAGGATCTTCATCATCTGTGAAGATGcgggttggaattggtcttcagaaatcCATGCTTTTCTTAAGAAGCGGGATTAGGTTGCCAGGCTTGCTAATGTGGCTgactaacacatgtcatcatatttcaaTGGCGACAatattgcgtagattgatgttcatgctgttgatcaccggattttGTGgttcagactctattatttacagattatgtagcgccatatagctagaatattgctgagtgcgacgtgaaataactgacaaacaaaacaaaaaacaggaTCATCAGTAGAATaagaatatttcatcaatatcaaaatCCCCATATTGATCATGATCTTTTATGGCCAAATATTCAACCGTAAGATGTCCCTTTTAACCTGTGTGGTTTTCCCTTTCAGCATCAGGGCAATTTATATTGCCCTAACCCCTGCTACGCAGCGTTGTTCGGACCTGGTGGTAAGACATCCGTTCTTTTCTACAACAAGCTTCTGTCAACTTTTTAAAGATAGCTTTTTATtcaaagaagttgttcataTTTTGTTCGTACTCTTTCAAAACCTGAAATGGAATTCACGGAGGACTACATGTGTATATAAACTAAAGGTTTATAGCCAGCTTGTGGATATATATGTTATCAGCCAGATATGTTCTTATCCAACTGATGTATATTTTAGCCGAAATGTGCACAACCACCTAGGGTTATAGCGAACGAAATTAGTGGTGCATTTAAGTTGGTTATAACTTTAGGTAACTATATTCTGGTAACTGTATAAAAATGTTATGATATTGTATGATTAttccttcttttttttttcttttttttttaaaaaaaacacactatTAGAAAGAATATGTTGAGTATTATCTTATTACATTACATCATCTGGCTCACACATGATCATTCCCCCTCTTTCAGGTTTTCGGGCTGGAGCTGGCACGGCTGGGAGCGCAAAGTACGACTGAGAGACGTGACCAATAGTATCATTACTTCACATTTTACCAAATAGTAAAGTGTGTCCTGTTGCAAATTCTCTATCCAGTGCATATTAGAATTTATGGAGTTATTCTTTACATTATATTTTTACCCTCAGAAAAATCTTTACAATAACGATGCATGTCTGTGACGTCCTTGTCAGCAAAAGAGAATATTTTGGTCTCAAAGACTGGTATATATTGTTGCGCATTGGAACTGAAAACCTATGATGTGTCAAAGTGTGCTTCTTGGGGAACAAAACGTGACTCTCTTGGCTATAAATAGATGAAATaatctaaacaacaaacatggggaACAAAACGCGAATCTCTTATAATGGGGCAAGAAACTTAATGTGAAACCTATAAAGTATATTATCTGTGCTATCTATTAGTATCGCAAAATTGCTGATCTTTTACAGCTAGCTATATACTACTTCTGTTTTGAGGAACTATGAAATTCTATTTAACTATCTATCTACATCCTTCCTGGACAAGT
The nucleotide sequence above comes from Haliotis asinina isolate JCU_RB_2024 chromosome 5, JCU_Hal_asi_v2, whole genome shotgun sequence. Encoded proteins:
- the LOC137285043 gene encoding cysteine-rich protein 1-like, whose amino-acid sequence is MKCPTCNKEVYFAERMVSNGKDYHRACHKCKRCGKTLAAGNGSEHQGNLYCPNPCYAALFGPGGFRAGAGTAGSAKYD